The Archangium primigenium genomic interval GGCGCGGGTGCGGGGGACTTGGGCGCGGGCTTGCTCGGCGCGGGGGCGGGGTGGGCCGCCTCCACCAGCCGGGGCAGCAGGTCCTCCAGGGGCGAGCCCTTCATGTCCTCCTTGCGCGCCAGGCGTCGGCCCGCGTCGTCCAGCGCGTCCGCGGCGGTGAAGCACAGCTCCATCAGGTCCGGGTTGGTGGCGGCGCCCTGCCGCTCCACCTCCAGCAGCACCTCCTCCAGCCGGTGGCACACCTCCTCGATGAGGCCCACGCTCACCGCGCGCGAGGCCCCCTTCACGCTGTGCACCGTGCGCAGGAGCGAGTGCATCAGCTCGCCCGCGCGCACGGGCGAGGTCGCCTTCTCCAGCGCGAGCAGGTCGCGGTTGAGCGCGGCCACGTGTCCCTCGAGTTCCTCGAGGAACGTGGCCATCAGCGCCTGGGCGAGCCGATCCCGGTCCATCGTCACGCGGTGCGTCCGTATTCTTTCAGCAGGCCCTTGAGCTTCTGTCCCATGCCGTTCAGGTCCTGCATGGCGCGCTCGGTCTGCCGGGTGCTGGTGAGGGTCTGCTGGGTGGCCTGGCTCACGTCGCGCATGGCCTGGCGGATCTGCCCGATGCCCGTGGCCTGCTGGTTGGCGCTGGCGGAGATCTGCGCCGCGGTGAGCGACGCCTGGCTGAGCAGGTCCCCGAGCGTCTGGATGACGCCGCCCGCCTGGCTCACCACGCGGGTGGCCGAGGCCACGCTCTTGGTGCCCTCCTCGGTGGTCATCACCGCGCCCTGGGTGGCCTTCTGGATCTGCCCCAGGATCTGCCGCACCTGGGAGGTGGCTTTCTTGGACTGGTCGGCGAGCGCCTTGACCTCGGTGGCCACCACGGCGAAGCCCCGGCCGTGCTCGCCCGCGCGGCTCGCCTCGATGGAGGCGTTGAGCGCGAGCATGTGCGTCTGCTCGGAGATGTCGTTGACGGTGGTGATGATGTCGCCGATGGCCTGGGCCTGCTCGGCCAGGGCGAGAATCCGCGAGGCGATGGACTCCACCTGCTCGCGCACGCTCGTCATGGCGCCCACGGCCTCGTCCACCGCGCGTCGGCCGCTCTTGCCCACCTCCTCGGAGTGGCGCGCCGAGTCGCTCACGGCCTTGGCCCGCCCCGCGGCCTCCTCGGACGTCTGGGCGATCTCCTCGATGGTGCTCACCGTCTGGGCCACGGCGCTGCCCTGCTCCTGGGCGCCGGCCACCTGCTCGGTGGTGCTCACGAGGATCTCCGACGTGGTGCCCGCGAGCTGGTTGACGAACTCGGCCACCGTCTTGAGGGTGTGCTCGCGCTCCTGGGCCTGCTGGGCGAGCTGGGCCTCGGCCTGCTGGCGCCGCTCGGCCATGGTGTTGAAGGCGGTGGCCAGCTCGCCCGTCTCGTCGTCGTTCACCACGTCGATGCGGTGGGCGAAGTTGCCCCGGCCGATCTGATCCGCCCCCGTCACCAGCTTGTCCATGGGGCCGGTGATGCCGCGGGTGATGAGGTAGCTGCCCATGCTCACGATGAGCAGGCCCACGAGCGTGCCCAGGCCGAGCACCAGCTTGGTGCTCTGGGAGTTGTCCCGGGCCTCGCGCTCGTTTTCCGCCCAGCGCTGCTCCTCCAGGGTGAGCATCTCGTCGAGCAGCGTGCGGATGCGGTCCATCTCCCGCTTGCCCTGGCCGGTGCGCACGAGCGTGAGCGCGGTGTCCACCTGGCCCGACTGGCGCAGCCGGATGGTCTCCGCCATCTCGTCGAGCTTGGCCTTGAGCAGGGGCTCCATCTGGGAGAGCCGCGCGGCCTGGCTGGGCTCGTCCATGAGGTACTCGCGCAGGCTCGCCAGGTTGAGGTCCAGGTTCTTGCGCGCCTCGGCGTAGGGGGCCAGGTAGGCCTCCTCGCCCGTGAGCATGTAGCCGCGCTGGCCCGTCTCCGCGTTCACCAGGCTCGCGTACACCTCGCGCATGAGCCGCGCCTGCTCCCGGCTCTCGAAGAGCTTGCCCGTCGTCTGCACGAGCTGCTGCGCGCCCTGGAAGGCGACGAAGGCCACGATGAGCAGCACCATCAGCGACAGGCCAAAGCCCATGGCGATCTTCTTGCCGATACTCATGAAACCCTTTCCTCGGACAGGTCGAAGAAGAGCCGACCATCCCTCAAGAGGGCCTCGCCCTCCAGCACGATGATTCCCTCGCGGGTGAGCCCCGCGACGAGTCCCCGCTCCTGCGCCCCGAGCGCCGCGGGCGGAGGCATCAGCGTGTCGCGCGACACGCTGAGCACTTCTTCCACGCGCTCGGCGCACACGCCCAGCTCCGCGCGGCCCTGCCCCACCACCAGCACGGGGCCGTGCTGGGTGGAGGCGGGCCGGCCGAACAAGGGCGCCAGCTCCACCACCGCCAGCACCTCGCCGTGCAGCAGCACCACGCCGCGCAGCTGCTCGGGCGAGCCCGGCAGGGTGACGCGCTGCTCGGAGGTGCGCAACACCTCGCGCACGAAGCGCGTCTCCAGCGCGTAGTCCTGCTCGCCCGCGTGGAAGTGGACGATTTCCAACAGGCGCCCGGGCTCGGCGTGGGGCGCGGTGGCGCGGGCGAGCCGGAGCGCGCGCTCGTCCAGGAGCGCGCGCTCCTGGGCGGGGTCGGCCGTGGCGGCCTCGCGCGTGGTGTCCTCCAGCTGCCGCAGGCGGCGGTAGGCCGCGGTCCAGTCCAGCCCGCCCGTCTTGGGCTCCTCGTCACCCACCATCACTCATTCTCCATGGCGGCTTCTAGCCGCTCGAGCTCCTCGCGGGCCACCGCCATGAGCCGCGCGGCGCGCTCGCCATCCCCCAGGGGCACGGCCTCCTCGGGCGGCAGCGTGGCGCACAGCGTGGCCGCGGTGGTGAAGGCGCGCCGCGCGCCCGCCAGGTCTCCCCGGCGTCGCAACAGGTGGCCGAGCATCAGGTGCGCCACGGCCAGGCCCGGCTCCAGGTAGAGCGCCTGCCGCGCGGCCCGCTCGGACTCCTCCAGCCGGCCCAGGCCGAGCTGCACCACGGCCTCCAGGTAGCGCGGCTCCACGGCGAGCGGATGGCGCGCGCTCGCCTCGGCGCAGGCGCGCAGCGCGCCGCGCGGGTCATAGTTGGCCAGGGCGCGGATGTGCACCTCCGCGGCCAGGGGCTCGGTGGGCAGCGCGCCGGCGAGCCGGGCCGCCTCGGGCCAGTCCCCCCGGGCGAGCGCGCGCCGGGCCTGCTCCAGCCCCGGGCTCTCCGGGAGCGCGGGCACGGGCACGGCGGGCGGCGGTGGCGGCGTCGGCCGGGTGAACGGCACGGCGGGCGGCGGCGGCGGGGTGAAGGGCACGGCGGGGGGCGGCGGGGTGAACGGCACGGCGGGCGGCGGGACCGACGGGGGCACCACCTGGATGGGCGAGTGGAAGACGAGGCGCTGGTGGGGCCGGGCGGCGTCGGGGCGGTGGTAGACGATGCCCCACGCGGTGACGAGCGTCTCGAAGGGCGCCAGGCCCATGAGCGGCGGATCCGACGGCCCGGTGATGAGGAAGCCGCCCTCGGCGAGCGAGGCGTACAGCCGCCGCGCCACCTCCTCGATGGTGGCGCGGTTGAAGTAGATGAGGACGTTGCGGCAGAAGATGATGTCCTGGTTCCAGATGCCCGCGCCCTGGGTGGGCCAGGTGCTGTCCGCCAGGTTCAGGTAGCTGAAGCGCACGTGGTCGCGCACCTCGGGCGCCAGCGTGTAGCGCTTGCCGTGTGCCCGGAGGTAGGGGCGCATCTGCTCCGTCCACGGGCCGCGCAGGGACCAGTCGCCGTAGCTCGCCACCTCGCAGCGCGAGAGCGCCGCGCGCGACACGTCCGTGCCCTGCACGAGCATGCGCGCGCCATAGCCCTCCTTCATCAGCAGCACCGCGAGCGAGTAGGGCTCCTCGCCCGAGGCGCACCCGGCGCTCCAGCCGCGCACCACGTGCTCCGGGCCCCGGCGCTGCTCCAGGTCCGGCAGCACCTCCTGGCGGATGAACTCGTAGTGCTCGGGGTTGCGAAAGAAGTACGTCTCCCCCACGGTGAGCTCCACCATGAGGTCGTCGAAGGCGGCCGGGTCCTCCAGCCGCGTGAGGTACGTGGCGAAGTCGCCGCCCAGGCCCGCGCGGGCCATGGCCCGGTCGATGCCCTCCATGGCGGCGGGCGGACAGCTCGGGGGCAGCAGTCCGGCACGCGCGGAGACCAGGTCCAGCACCGCGACGTATCCCGGGTGCCGCCAGGGCGGCGCCTGATCACTCACCGCGAGGCTTCCTCCTTCACGAGCGCCGCGTCGAGCGTCATCGCCTCGGCGGCGGACAGGAAGGTGCGCAAGTCATGCAGCAGCACGAGCCCGTCGGGCAGCTTCAGGGCGCCGGCCACGTAGCCCACCCCGGGCAGGTGCCGGGGCGTGGCGTCCATCAGGTCCGC includes:
- a CDS encoding methyl-accepting chemotaxis protein yields the protein MSIGKKIAMGFGLSLMVLLIVAFVAFQGAQQLVQTTGKLFESREQARLMREVYASLVNAETGQRGYMLTGEEAYLAPYAEARKNLDLNLASLREYLMDEPSQAARLSQMEPLLKAKLDEMAETIRLRQSGQVDTALTLVRTGQGKREMDRIRTLLDEMLTLEEQRWAENEREARDNSQSTKLVLGLGTLVGLLIVSMGSYLITRGITGPMDKLVTGADQIGRGNFAHRIDVVNDDETGELATAFNTMAERRQQAEAQLAQQAQEREHTLKTVAEFVNQLAGTTSEILVSTTEQVAGAQEQGSAVAQTVSTIEEIAQTSEEAAGRAKAVSDSARHSEEVGKSGRRAVDEAVGAMTSVREQVESIASRILALAEQAQAIGDIITTVNDISEQTHMLALNASIEASRAGEHGRGFAVVATEVKALADQSKKATSQVRQILGQIQKATQGAVMTTEEGTKSVASATRVVSQAGGVIQTLGDLLSQASLTAAQISASANQQATGIGQIRQAMRDVSQATQQTLTSTRQTERAMQDLNGMGQKLKGLLKEYGRTA
- a CDS encoding chemotaxis protein CheW, which codes for MVGDEEPKTGGLDWTAAYRRLRQLEDTTREAATADPAQERALLDERALRLARATAPHAEPGRLLEIVHFHAGEQDYALETRFVREVLRTSEQRVTLPGSPEQLRGVVLLHGEVLAVVELAPLFGRPASTQHGPVLVVGQGRAELGVCAERVEEVLSVSRDTLMPPPAALGAQERGLVAGLTREGIIVLEGEALLRDGRLFFDLSEERVS
- a CDS encoding CheR family methyltransferase produces the protein MSDQAPPWRHPGYVAVLDLVSARAGLLPPSCPPAAMEGIDRAMARAGLGGDFATYLTRLEDPAAFDDLMVELTVGETYFFRNPEHYEFIRQEVLPDLEQRRGPEHVVRGWSAGCASGEEPYSLAVLLMKEGYGARMLVQGTDVSRAALSRCEVASYGDWSLRGPWTEQMRPYLRAHGKRYTLAPEVRDHVRFSYLNLADSTWPTQGAGIWNQDIIFCRNVLIYFNRATIEEVARRLYASLAEGGFLITGPSDPPLMGLAPFETLVTAWGIVYHRPDAARPHQRLVFHSPIQVVPPSVPPPAVPFTPPPPAVPFTPPPPPAVPFTRPTPPPPPAVPVPALPESPGLEQARRALARGDWPEAARLAGALPTEPLAAEVHIRALANYDPRGALRACAEASARHPLAVEPRYLEAVVQLGLGRLEESERAARQALYLEPGLAVAHLMLGHLLRRRGDLAGARRAFTTAATLCATLPPEEAVPLGDGERAARLMAVAREELERLEAAMENE